The following proteins come from a genomic window of Aspergillus oryzae RIB40 DNA, chromosome 4:
- a CDS encoding glycoside hydrolase family 16 protein (predicted protein): MSLLGLACVPQLGTNANKPYGLDNFCIMTVKAYHTPADDFSRYGGATAHLPKLEVNGLQHAGPPPGPGAKYTPPQPGPAQPWYNPRGWSLRTKLIAGVVGVAVVVAVIVGAVEGTKANRYPDYTKLNYQLVDTYSGTNFLDRFDYYHGEDPTEGFVQYVDQAAANALNLTYATDSSVVLRVDTSNKNAVKGRQSVRLESKTGYDNGLFVFDILHTPYGCGTWPALWLTDTYNWPDNGEIDVLETTNNAPEGNAVTLHTTRGCNMNVRRKQTGDTVYTTCDNSTNGNAGCGVQGSPDSYGEPFNNNGGGVYALELRDAGIRAWMFPRDSIPDDITNSSSSPDPSTWGTALADFPNTDCDIPSHFRNQSIIANIDLCGTLGAQKQFYTEQSHCPGTCNNFVATNPSAFTEAYWEFKSFKVYQAR, translated from the exons ATGTCTCTGTTGGGTTTAGCGTGTGTGCCTCAGTTAGGGACGAATGCAAACAAACCATATGGACTG GACAACTTTTGCATCATGACAGTAAAAGCATACCACACACCCGCAGATGACTTCTCGCGATACGGAGGAGCTACAGCTCACCTCCCCAAGCTCGAAGTCAACGGTCTCCAACATGCGGGGCCCCCTCCGGGCCCAGGCGCCAAGTACACGCCTCCGCAGCCTGGACCCGCCCAGCCCTGGTACAACCCACGCGGCTGGTCACTGCGCACCAAACTCATCGCAGGCGTCGTAGGCGTTGCAGTAGTCGTGGCTGTCATTGTGGGAGCCGTCGAGGGCACAAAGGCTAATCGCTATCCGGACTATACGAAACTCAATTACCAGCTGGTAGATACGTATTCGGGAACAAACTTTCTCGACCGCTTTGACTATTACCATGGCGAGGACCCTACCGAGGGGTTTGTCCA ATATGTGGATCAAGCGGCGGCAAATGCGCTGAATCTCACCTATGCGACCGATTCATCTGTCGTACTGAGGGTGGATACCTCGAATAAGAATGCAGTTAAGGGCCGACAGTCTGTGCGGCTGGAGTCAAAGACCGGGTACGATAATGGTCTGTTCGTCTTTGACATCCTTCATACGCCCTATGGCTGTGGTACGTGGCCAGCGTTGTGGTTGACGGATACATACAATTGGCCGGACAACGGAGAAATTGATGTCCTGGAGACGACCAATAATGCTCCCGAAGGCAATGCCGTCACATTGCACACAACACGTGGCTGCAATATGAACGTCAGGCGGAAGCAGACTGGTGATACGGTGTATACAACGTGCGACAACAGCACCAACGGCAACGCAGGGTGCGGCGTCCAAGGATCACCAGACAGCTATGGCGAGCCTTTTAACAACAACGGCGGAGGT GTCTACGCGCTGGAACTGCGAGACGCCGGCATCCGCGCCTGGATGTTCCCACGAGACTCCATCCCAGACGACATCACGAATTCAAGCAGCTCCCCAGACCCATCCACCTGGGGCACCGCGTTAGCTGACTTCCCCAACACCGACTGCGATATTCCATCGCATTTCCGCAATCAAAGCATCATTGCTAACATCGACCTGTGCGGTACGCTCGGCGCTCAGAAGCAGTTCTACACAGAACAATCTCATTGCCCGGGCACGTGCAATAATTTTGTCGCAACGAACCCATCGGCCTTTACAGAGGCTTACTGGGAATTCAAAAGTTTCAAAGTCTACCAGGCTCGGTAG